In a genomic window of Halobiforma lacisalsi AJ5:
- a CDS encoding ABC transporter ATP-binding protein, with protein MPSAPADGDASAPAIETSGLTKRYGETTAVADLDLAVDRGTVYGFLGPNGAGKTTTMRMLTTLTPPTAGTARVASHPISDRERVTPHIGYLPEEPPIYDELSGREQLEYVAGLRDLPEREVTDRIESLLDRFDLLADADKRIEEYSKGMRQKVGVIQAVLHEPAVAFLDEPTSGLDPRAARTMRDTIAELADREMTIFLSTHILPVVDELADEIGVLHDGRLVAEGDPETLKSRAETGDARSLEDAFLEVTRESPDRGADDVAANSSPE; from the coding sequence ATGCCTTCCGCCCCTGCCGACGGTGACGCCTCCGCCCCCGCCATCGAGACGTCCGGGCTGACGAAGCGCTACGGCGAGACGACCGCCGTCGCGGACCTCGACCTCGCGGTCGACCGTGGGACCGTCTACGGCTTTCTGGGCCCGAACGGCGCGGGTAAGACGACGACGATGCGGATGCTGACGACGTTGACCCCGCCGACTGCCGGCACCGCCCGCGTCGCCAGCCACCCCATCAGCGACCGGGAACGCGTCACGCCCCACATCGGCTACCTGCCCGAGGAGCCGCCGATCTACGACGAACTCAGCGGGCGCGAACAACTCGAGTACGTCGCCGGACTGCGGGACCTGCCCGAACGCGAGGTCACGGACCGCATCGAGTCGCTGCTCGACCGGTTCGACTTGCTCGCCGACGCCGACAAACGCATCGAGGAGTACTCGAAGGGAATGCGCCAGAAGGTGGGCGTCATTCAGGCGGTGTTACACGAACCCGCAGTGGCCTTCCTCGACGAACCCACGAGCGGGCTCGATCCCCGTGCCGCGCGGACGATGCGGGACACGATCGCCGAACTCGCCGACCGCGAGATGACGATCTTCCTCTCGACGCACATCCTGCCGGTGGTCGACGAACTGGCCGACGAGATCGGTGTCCTCCACGACGGTCGCCTCGTCGCGGAGGGCGACCCCGAGACGCTGAAATCCCGCGCGGAGACCGGCGACGCTCGCAGCCTCGAGGACGCGTTCCTCGAGGTGACTCGGGAGTCGCCCGACCGAGGGGCCGACGACGTGGCGGCGAACTCCTCGCCCGAATGA
- a CDS encoding cupin domain-containing protein: MPATDFDAERQYDDEQFSAQPVFANDRIKVVLGYFEPGQFIPVHAPGSDVAICVRDGSGVVREGDEEHRVEPDDVVVVPADVDRGVRADEDERLEAMLVTSPPPTDAEHDPVREGLRRGVFDP; the protein is encoded by the coding sequence ATGCCAGCGACAGACTTCGACGCCGAACGGCAGTACGACGACGAACAGTTCTCCGCACAGCCCGTCTTCGCGAACGACCGGATCAAAGTCGTCCTCGGCTACTTCGAGCCCGGCCAGTTCATCCCCGTTCACGCGCCGGGCAGCGACGTCGCCATCTGTGTCCGCGACGGATCCGGCGTCGTCCGGGAAGGGGACGAGGAACACCGGGTCGAACCCGACGACGTGGTCGTCGTCCCCGCCGACGTCGACCGCGGCGTCCGCGCCGACGAGGACGAACGGCTCGAGGCGATGCTCGTGACGAGCCCGCCCCCGACCGACGCCGAGCACGACCCCGTCCGCGAGGGGCTGCGCCGCGGCGTGTTCGATCCCTGA